CAGACAGTAGGCTAAAGCTTGTCCAATCACTTCAGATTGATGGTTGGCTTTGTTCATGACTTCCTGTATCTTTTGCAATTGATCTCTCATATAACGCTGCTTCCGCTGATAGATTTCTTTCAAAAAGAGGGTGGCTTGATCCGGTTCTGGAAAACGCCCGGCCACTTGTTGCATCAACACTTGAATCCCTTTGCTGCGGTCCCTTTTATGATTCGTATTTTGAATCAACTTGCCTTTTTCGTGGCAAATCGCGTGTTGGGCAAGTACCTTGCCTGTTTCCCAGTCGTAGATGGTCAGGGTATCGTTTTGAATCTTTAGTCCAACGCTTTTACCCTTGTCATCATAGGTCCCTAGAGGGACCGAGTAGCGGTTCCCGGCATAAAGAATGGTATTGTCTTTTCGGACAACTCTTGTTATACTGGCCTTAGCTTGATTGATGTGGTATTTTTCTTGGACCGGGCGAAGGTAAAGGCGTTCCTGTTGGAACACTTCGGCCGGTATTTTTTTGGTTGTCTGATGCACTTTGCCATTGCCTGTTCGCTAAAGCCAGGCCAGACAGTCTTCACTCCATTGGGCCAGATTGTAATAGGTCCGGTGACGGGCAAAGTTCTTTTTCACATAGCCAACAACGTTTTCCA
This Caldalkalibacillus uzonensis DNA region includes the following protein-coding sequences:
- a CDS encoding Mu transposase domain-containing protein, with protein sequence MHQTTKKIPAEVFQQERLYLRPVQEKYHINQAKASITRVVRKDNTILYAGNRYSVPLGTYDDKGKSVGLKIQNDTLTIYDWETGKVLAQHAICHEKGKLIQNTNHKRDRSKGIQVLMQQVAGRFPEPDQATLFLKEIYQRKQRYMRDQLQKIQEVMNKANHQSEVIGQALAYCLTYQLYSAAAFSDAVQHFMQQAQRQQAHQHEHQPEIKPIMLGHQSHSEVKAEIRDPQVYIRILEGESLCQNA